The Caenorhabditis elegans chromosome II genome has a segment encoding these proteins:
- the mlt-7 gene encoding Peroxidase mlt-7 light chain (Confirmed by transcript evidence): MRRLHRNLSLLFLICILNEYRIESQTLSPPITDRFKCLTNGCCDHHEWCRFWASIGECNANKDWMTENCQLACGTCTAPAAPLLPVTTTASSFNGGGFVQTTTQSSGPTTTITIPPSSLTSVTSCERVKDSIAQASELMSISRLINPVEDNFGRNMLSIDDITRSVPTGCVPQLSDVGVDCRKSLCYHLMYRTLDGTCNNLEKPMQGAAFRRFNRHFPAQYDDGKGEPISSLNQSRPSAREANRVMLSSAQSVVHDKFNNMMMQWGQFMSHDMSKTTLQPSANCKTCDPVPSKCMPIPIGEKDPNLGFKSKQCLKVSRSAPICRVEPREQLNENTAYIDGSMIYGSSLKDLHKFRDGRTGFLRVTRFNNQNVLPFDQSKCANKDKCTASFTAGDIRANLFIGLSSLHIMFAREHNRIAQKLTELNPTWSGDRVFQEARKIVGAQIQNVLYKEYLPKLLGVSFDKVIGPYKGYDTNVDATIANEFTTSAFRFGHGMIEEFYKRVDLSGNNITHGGFFFGDGVFKSGKILFEGGVDPIIRGFMTTAVKRPHRMTPAITEKMFGSTDLGSLNIQRGRDHGIPSYNKMRQFCGLKSANTFDDFADMILDRNLRAGLARNYNTTNDVDFYVGSMLEDPVIGGLVGTTLSCAIGEQFKRARDGDRFYFENPGIFTRSQMEEIKKSSLSRIICDNADNFELVSQDAFLLPGSNLTPCSKIPKMDLSKWRAL, encoded by the exons ATGAGAAGACTCCATCGAAATTTATCGCTTTTATTTCTCATCTGCATTTTGAATG aatacagAATAGAATCACAGACGCTAAGTCCGCCGATTACGGATCGATTCAAGTGCTTAACAAATGGATGTTGCGATCATCACGAGTGGTGTCGGTTTTGGGCTTCGATCGGGGAATGCAAT GCCAACAAGGATTGGATGaccgaaaattgtcaactggcATGCGGAACATGTACGGCCCCAGCGGCACCTCTTTTGCCAGTCACGACAACTG cttcatcaTTCAATGGTGGTGGATTCGTTCAAACAACGACACAATCATCGGGACCAACTACAACTATCACAATTCCACCGTCCAGTTTGACTTCAGTAACCAGCTGTGAACGAGTAAAAGACAGTATTGCACAGGCTTCTGAg ctaaTGTCCATCTCCCGACTAATCAACCCAGTAGAAGACAACTTTGGTCGAAATATGCTCTCAATTGATGATATAACAAGAAGTGTTCCAACTGGATGTGTTCCACAGTTATCTGATGTTGGAGTCGATTGTCGAAAGAGTCTATGCTATCATTTAATGTACCGTACTCTTGACGGAACATgtaataatttggaaaaaccaATGCAAGGAGCTGCATTCCGGAGATTCAATAGACACTTCCCAGCTCAATATGATGATGGAAAAGGAGAACCAATTAGTTCACTTAATCAATCTCGTCCAAGTGCACGTGAAGCTAATCGAGTTATGCTTTCATCGGCACAATCTGTTGTTCATGATAag TTCAACAATATGATGATGCAATGGGGTCAATTCATGTCACATGACATGTCAAAAACTACACTTCAACCATCTGCGAATTGTAAGACTTGTGACCCGGTACCATCGAAATGTATGCCAATTCCAATTGGAGAAAAAGACCCGAACCTTGGATTCAAGTCGAAGCAGTGCTTAAAAGTGTCTAGAAGTGCACCAATTTGTAGAGTTGAGCCAAGAGAGCAACTTAATGAGAATACAGCTTATATCGATGGATCTATGATCTACGGAAGCTCATTGAAAGATCTTCATAAATTTAGAGATGGTAGAACTGGATTTTTGAGGGTTACCCGGTTCAATAACCAGAATGTATTGCCATTTGATCAATCAAAATGCGCTAATAAGGATAAATGCACAGCCTCATTCACAGCCGGAGATATTCGAGCAAATTTATTCATTGGATTGTCATCTCTTCATATCATGTTCGCCAGAGAACACAACAGAATTGCTCAGAAGCTCACAGAGCTTAATCCAACATGGAGTGGTGATAGAGTCTTCCAGGAGGCTAGGAAGATCGTTGGTGCTCAGATTCAAAATGTGCTCTACAAGGAATATCTTCCAAAACTTCTCGGAGTCTCATTCGACAAAGTTATAGGACCATACAAGGGATACGATACAAATGTTGATGCAACCATTGCTAATGAATTCACCACCTCTGCATTCCGATTTGGACACGGAATGATTGAAGAGTTCTACAAAAGAGTCGATCTTTCTGGAAACAATATTACCCATGGAGGATTCTTCTTCGGTGACGGTGTCTTCAAGTCCGGCAAGATTCTTTTCGAGGGAGGTGTGGATCCAATCATTCGTGGATTTATGACAACTGCCGTCAAACGACCACATCGTATGACGCCTGCAATTACCGAGAAAATGTTTGGAAG caccGACCTCGGATCGCTGAACATCCAGAGAGGAAGAGACCACGGAATCCCATCATACAACAAAATGCGTCAGTTCTGTGGATTGAAATCTGCCAATACTTTCGATGATTTCGCTGACATGATCTTGGACAGAAACTTGAGAGCCGGATTGGCAAGAAATTATAATACGACAA ATGACGTTGATTTCTACGTTGGATCAATGTTAGAAGATCCAGTAATCGGAGGTTTAGTTGGAACTACATTGAGTTGTGCAATTGGAGAACAATTTAAGAGAGCCAGAGATGGGGATAG ATTCTACTTTGAAAATCCTGGAATCTTCACCCGCTCGCAAATGGAAGAGATCAAAAAGTCATCTCTCTCCAGAATTATTTGCGACAATGCAGACAACTTTGAATTAGTATCCCAAGATGCTTTCCTTCTCCCTGGATCCAATCTAACTCCATGCTCAAAGATTCCTAAGATGGATTTATCAAAGTGGAGAGCTCTCTAG
- the ntl-2.1 gene encoding NOT2/NOT3/NOT5 C-terminal domain-containing protein (Confirmed by transcript evidence) — translation MRSDPSLTNPEFQIQNEDFPALPGVGSGQTQRSMLGDQLANMLADDHQVDFAGPLGDCDPSRLSGISRNSQEGPMHGIITHPDGEVTNIPASMLDDQFGMAGLVTYLRTVDNPSIVSLALGYDLTTLGLNLNLSERKLYMNFGGPWADSPIRAHELDVKVPEEYMTHNHIRDKLPPLRLNKVSEDVLFYLFYNCPNEIYQVAAACELYAREWRFHKSEQVWLTRSQYGGVKEQTGNYEKGHYNVFDQMQWRKIPKELKLEYKELEDRPKMPQSVSGQPTPYKYFFQGPQFPSGPETGLMLQMHNLTLGTGGGGGGQITPPAPAGLNGVMGGGGVGAAGIGGINVQPGAVPSAARATPN, via the exons ATGAGATCGGACCCCAGTCTAACAAATCCCGAGTTCCAAATACAGAACGAGGATTTTCCCGCGCTTCCCGGCGTCGGTTCTGGTCAAACACAGCGATCAATGCTTGGAGATCAACTGGCTAAC ATGTTAGCAGACGACCATCAAGTCGACTTTGCTGGACCCCTAGGCGATTGTGACCCCTCGCGGCTCAGCGGGATATCAAGAAATAGTCAAGAAGGACCTATGCATGGGATTATTACTCATCCTGATG GCGAAGTGACAAACATTCCAGCGTCAATGCTTGACGATCAGTTTGGGATGGCGGGTTTGGTGACATATCTTCGGACAGTTGACAATCCTTCCATTGTTTCACTGGCGTTAGGTTATGATCTTACGACGTTGGgcttgaatttgaatttgtcagA ACGAAAATTGTACATGAACTTTGGTGGTCCGTGGGCCGATTCGCCGATTCGAGCACACGAGCTCGACGTGAAGGTGCCCGAGGAGTACATGACGCATAATCATATTCGAGACAAACTTCCACCGCTGCGATTGAATAAAGTTTCAGAAGACGTGTTATTCTATCTTTTTTACAACTGTCCAAACGAGATTTATCAGGTGGCGGCGGCGTGCGAATT gtaCGCTCGCGAATGGCGATTTCACAAAAGCGAACAGGTGTGGTTGACGCGTTCTCAGTACGGTGGAGTGAAAGAACAGAcgggaaattatgaaaaaggGCATTACAACGTGTTCGATCAGATGCAAtggcgaaaaattccgaaagaGTTAAAGTTGGAGTACAAAGAGCTCGAGGATCGGCCGAAAATGCCGCAATCAGTTTCCGGACAACCGACACCCTACAAATACTTTTTCCAAGGACCACAATTTCCGAGCGGTCCGGAGACGGGTCTGATGCTTCAGATGCATAACTTGACGCTCGGCACAGGTGGCGGCGGTGGCGGACAAATCACTCCACCGGCACCAGCGGGTCTTAACGGAGTTATGGGTGGTGGTGGTGTTGGAGCAGCTGGAATCGGAGGAATCAATGTGCAACCGGGAGCCGTTCCATCGGCGGCGCGAGCTACTCCAAACTAa
- the paic-1 gene encoding Phosphoribosylaminoimidazole-succinocarboxamide synthase (Confirmed by transcript evidence): MSSLAEIASRPENLELLAEGKTKQIFDIKGEKDYVLIRSKDSLTAFNAVRKNELEGKSRIASKTTSNVFEYLQLLGLPTHFEKSISETEFVARKCTMIPIEWVARRVATGSFLKRNPGVKEGFRFNDLKLETFFKDDANDDPQWTDEQIVSNGLMIDHLKIGREEISLMKKMTKLVFRALEKGWALSNSALIDMKIEFGVTVEGEILLADVIDNDSWRVWPENDRRLQLDKQVYRDMKEVTEEGLALVLKNYTKVMDITATFSKHQQKCHVLVIMGSGSDGVFARKISDEAKKFGLETTLKVSSAHKTTSDTLEVIADFEESGVPTVVIAVAGRSNGLGPVIAGNSSLPVINCPPPSESTSLDIWSSLRMPNGIGCTTVLDPSEAALAAAKILASHNHIVFGKVLTAQLKNQINIYNANRKLE, translated from the exons ATGTCGTCGTTGGCTGAaatcgcgtcgagacccgaAAACTTGGAGCTTCTTGCTGAAGGAAAAACCAAGCAAATCTTTGATATTAAAGGAGAaaag GATTATGTGCTCATTCGTTCCAAAGATAGCTTGACCGCATTCAACGCTGTCCGTAAAAATGAGCTTGAAGGAAAGTCTAGAATCGCAAGTAAAACCACATCAAACGTGTTTGAATATCTTCAACTTCTCGGTCTACCAACACACTTTGAAAAAAGCATCTCTGAAACTGAATTTGTCGCCCGTAAATGCACCATGATTCCGATTGAATGGGTGGCACGACGTGTTGCGACAGGATCCTTCTTGAAGAGAAATCCTGGAGTTAAAGAGGGTTTCAGATTTAATGATCTGAAATTGgagacatttttcaaagacgACGCTAATGATGATCCACAATGGACTGATGAACAAATTGTGTCGAATGGTTTGATGattgatcatttgaaaattggaagagaAGAGATTTCattgatgaagaagatgaCAAAGTTGGTGTTTAGAGCATTGGAGAAAGGATGGGCTCTTTCAAATAGTGCTCTGATTGATATGAAG atcGAATTCGGAGTCACAGTTGAAGGAGAAATTCTCCTGGCCGACGTGATTGACAATGACTCGTGGAGAGTTTGGCCTGAAAATGATAGACGTCTGCAGTTGGATAAGCAAGTTTACAGGGATATGAAGGAAGTGACAGAAGAGGGGTTGGCTCTCGTTTTGAAGAATTATACAAAG GTTATGGATATCACTGCCACCTTCTCAAAACACCAGCAAAAATGCCATGTTCTTGTGATCATGGGATCTGGTTCGGATGGCGTATTCGCACGGAAAATCTCTGATGAAGCCAAGAAATTTGGACTGGAAACTACGCTGAAAGTAAGCTCAGCTCATAAAACTACCTCGGACACTCTGGAAGTTATCGCTGATTTCGAAGAAAGTGGAGTTCCGACAGTTGTGATTGCAGTAGCTGGAAGATCCAATGGACTCGGTCCAGTTATTGCTGGAAACTCGTCTCTTCCG GTGATCAACTGCCCGCCACCAAGTGAATCAACGAGTCTTGACATTTGGTCATCACTCCGAATGCCGAATGGAATCGGGTGTACTACAGTGTTGGACCCATCGGAGGCCGCGCTTGCCGCCGCAAAAATCCTCGCGTCTCACAATCATATTGTGTTTGGAAAAGTGCTCACTGCACAGCTCAAGAATCAAATCAACATTTAC aaCGCCAATCGCAAACTTGAATAG
- the B0286.1 gene encoding uncharacterized protein (Confirmed by transcript evidence), whose translation MLQKEHASALEKLRVIWLHKKKIEAELQSRHAESTKFLSKIKLKESEIYGLKTKQETCQKELTDCQTLKEEPKEQKKENNKNDENSKKTIEKYEQEIAGLKEKIEGLEEKVKNNYSDENSSLKEELKQCETRIRQLTGGGAIEHYSQNETAHFSRNQKADEPLFFDRGNIQHHIPQKLLLGRELVQTLEEAKVKKLEEREQMDKHPQDRDNKDKEVNEQPDNEEQDYKEH comes from the exons ATGTTGCAGAAAGAGCACGCAAGTGCTCTCGAAAAGTTGAGGG taaTCTGGCTGCACAAAAAGAAGATCGAGGCTGAATTACAATCCCGCCACGCCGAatcaaccaaatttttaagcaaaattaaattaaaagagTCAGAAATTTACGGGTTGAAGACAAAACAAGAAACGTGCCAGAAGGAGTTGACGGATTGTCAG ACTTTAAAAGAAGAgccaaaagagcaaaaaaaagaaaacaataaaaacgatgaaaattcgaagaaaacaatcgaaaaatatgaacaagAAATTGCGGGTCtcaaagagaaaattgaaggttTGGAGGAGAAGGTGAAGAATAATTATTCGGATGAAAATTCTAGCTTGAAg GAGGAACTGAAACAGTGCGAAACGAGGATCAGGCAGTTGACAGGG GGAGGAGCCATCGAGCATTACTCGCAAAATGAGACGGCACATTTCAGCAGGAATCAGAAG GCTGATGAACCATTGTTCTTCGATCGAGGTAACATTCAACATCACATCCCGCAAAAGTTGTTATTGGGACGAGAATTGGTGCAGACACTGGAAGAGgcaaaagtgaaaaagttgGAGGAGAGAGAACAAATGGACAAGCATCCACAGGATCGCGATAATAAAG ATAAAGAGGTCAACGAGCAGCCGGACAATGAGGAGCAGGATTATAAAGAGCACTAG
- the ntl-2.1 gene encoding NOT2/NOT3/NOT5 C-terminal domain-containing protein (Confirmed by transcript evidence), whose amino-acid sequence MLADDHQVDFAGPLGDCDPSRLSGISRNSQEGPMHGIITHPDGEVTNIPASMLDDQFGMAGLVTYLRTVDNPSIVSLALGYDLTTLGLNLNLSERKLYMNFGGPWADSPIRAHELDVKVPEEYMTHNHIRDKLPPLRLNKVSEDVLFYLFYNCPNEIYQVAAACELYAREWRFHKSEQVWLTRSQYGGVKEQTGNYEKGHYNVFDQMQWRKIPKELKLEYKELEDRPKMPQSVSGQPTPYKYFFQGPQFPSGPETGLMLQMHNLTLGTGGGGGGQITPPAPAGLNGVMGGGGVGAAGIGGINVQPGAVPSAARATPN is encoded by the exons ATGTTAGCAGACGACCATCAAGTCGACTTTGCTGGACCCCTAGGCGATTGTGACCCCTCGCGGCTCAGCGGGATATCAAGAAATAGTCAAGAAGGACCTATGCATGGGATTATTACTCATCCTGATG GCGAAGTGACAAACATTCCAGCGTCAATGCTTGACGATCAGTTTGGGATGGCGGGTTTGGTGACATATCTTCGGACAGTTGACAATCCTTCCATTGTTTCACTGGCGTTAGGTTATGATCTTACGACGTTGGgcttgaatttgaatttgtcagA ACGAAAATTGTACATGAACTTTGGTGGTCCGTGGGCCGATTCGCCGATTCGAGCACACGAGCTCGACGTGAAGGTGCCCGAGGAGTACATGACGCATAATCATATTCGAGACAAACTTCCACCGCTGCGATTGAATAAAGTTTCAGAAGACGTGTTATTCTATCTTTTTTACAACTGTCCAAACGAGATTTATCAGGTGGCGGCGGCGTGCGAATT gtaCGCTCGCGAATGGCGATTTCACAAAAGCGAACAGGTGTGGTTGACGCGTTCTCAGTACGGTGGAGTGAAAGAACAGAcgggaaattatgaaaaaggGCATTACAACGTGTTCGATCAGATGCAAtggcgaaaaattccgaaagaGTTAAAGTTGGAGTACAAAGAGCTCGAGGATCGGCCGAAAATGCCGCAATCAGTTTCCGGACAACCGACACCCTACAAATACTTTTTCCAAGGACCACAATTTCCGAGCGGTCCGGAGACGGGTCTGATGCTTCAGATGCATAACTTGACGCTCGGCACAGGTGGCGGCGGTGGCGGACAAATCACTCCACCGGCACCAGCGGGTCTTAACGGAGTTATGGGTGGTGGTGGTGTTGGAGCAGCTGGAATCGGAGGAATCAATGTGCAACCGGGAGCCGTTCCATCGGCGGCGCGAGCTACTCCAAACTAa
- the ntl-2.1 gene encoding NOT2/NOT3/NOT5 C-terminal domain-containing protein (Confirmed by transcript evidence) — translation MLATSFPNLMRSDPSLTNPEFQIQNEDFPALPGVGSGQTQRSMLGDQLANMLADDHQVDFAGPLGDCDPSRLSGISRNSQEGPMHGIITHPDGEVTNIPASMLDDQFGMAGLVTYLRTVDNPSIVSLALGYDLTTLGLNLNLSERKLYMNFGGPWADSPIRAHELDVKVPEEYMTHNHIRDKLPPLRLNKVSEDVLFYLFYNCPNEIYQVAAACELYAREWRFHKSEQVWLTRSQYGGVKEQTGNYEKGHYNVFDQMQWRKIPKELKLEYKELEDRPKMPQSVSGQPTPYKYFFQGPQFPSGPETGLMLQMHNLTLGTGGGGGGQITPPAPAGLNGVMGGGGVGAAGIGGINVQPGAVPSAARATPN, via the exons atgttGGCAACTTCTTTCC ctaaccTGATGAGATCGGACCCCAGTCTAACAAATCCCGAGTTCCAAATACAGAACGAGGATTTTCCCGCGCTTCCCGGCGTCGGTTCTGGTCAAACACAGCGATCAATGCTTGGAGATCAACTGGCTAAC ATGTTAGCAGACGACCATCAAGTCGACTTTGCTGGACCCCTAGGCGATTGTGACCCCTCGCGGCTCAGCGGGATATCAAGAAATAGTCAAGAAGGACCTATGCATGGGATTATTACTCATCCTGATG GCGAAGTGACAAACATTCCAGCGTCAATGCTTGACGATCAGTTTGGGATGGCGGGTTTGGTGACATATCTTCGGACAGTTGACAATCCTTCCATTGTTTCACTGGCGTTAGGTTATGATCTTACGACGTTGGgcttgaatttgaatttgtcagA ACGAAAATTGTACATGAACTTTGGTGGTCCGTGGGCCGATTCGCCGATTCGAGCACACGAGCTCGACGTGAAGGTGCCCGAGGAGTACATGACGCATAATCATATTCGAGACAAACTTCCACCGCTGCGATTGAATAAAGTTTCAGAAGACGTGTTATTCTATCTTTTTTACAACTGTCCAAACGAGATTTATCAGGTGGCGGCGGCGTGCGAATT gtaCGCTCGCGAATGGCGATTTCACAAAAGCGAACAGGTGTGGTTGACGCGTTCTCAGTACGGTGGAGTGAAAGAACAGAcgggaaattatgaaaaaggGCATTACAACGTGTTCGATCAGATGCAAtggcgaaaaattccgaaagaGTTAAAGTTGGAGTACAAAGAGCTCGAGGATCGGCCGAAAATGCCGCAATCAGTTTCCGGACAACCGACACCCTACAAATACTTTTTCCAAGGACCACAATTTCCGAGCGGTCCGGAGACGGGTCTGATGCTTCAGATGCATAACTTGACGCTCGGCACAGGTGGCGGCGGTGGCGGACAAATCACTCCACCGGCACCAGCGGGTCTTAACGGAGTTATGGGTGGTGGTGGTGTTGGAGCAGCTGGAATCGGAGGAATCAATGTGCAACCGGGAGCCGTTCCATCGGCGGCGCGAGCTACTCCAAACTAa
- the ntl-2.1 gene encoding NOT2/NOT3/NOT5 C-terminal domain-containing protein (Confirmed by transcript evidence): MNSVGGVATERRLPQTQQFLSHSNFHSNATIIDESQFPSLGAKGTSSLGGGGFSPIPTTSGGVLNVAQSSPSRDLYGAQRPNYANLMRSDPSLTNPEFQIQNEDFPALPGVGSGQTQRSMLGDQLANMLADDHQVDFAGPLGDCDPSRLSGISRNSQEGPMHGIITHPDGEVTNIPASMLDDQFGMAGLVTYLRTVDNPSIVSLALGYDLTTLGLNLNLSERKLYMNFGGPWADSPIRAHELDVKVPEEYMTHNHIRDKLPPLRLNKVSEDVLFYLFYNCPNEIYQVAAACELYAREWRFHKSEQVWLTRSQYGGVKEQTGNYEKGHYNVFDQMQWRKIPKELKLEYKELEDRPKMPQSVSGQPTPYKYFFQGPQFPSGPETGLMLQMHNLTLGTGGGGGGQITPPAPAGLNGVMGGGGVGAAGIGGINVQPGAVPSAARATPN, from the exons ATGAATTCTG TCGGTGGAGTAGCTACCGAACGACGATTGCCTCAAACGCAGCAATTTCTTTCGCATTCCAACTTTCACTCCAACGCAACAATTATTGACGAGTCCCAGTTTCCATCACTGGGCGCGAAAG GAACGTCCTCACTCGGCGGCGGCGGATTCTCCCCAATCCCAACAACGAGCGGAGGTGTTTTGAACGTTGCCCAGTCATCGCCGTCGAGAGATCTTTACGGCGCACAAAGACCCAATTATg ctaaccTGATGAGATCGGACCCCAGTCTAACAAATCCCGAGTTCCAAATACAGAACGAGGATTTTCCCGCGCTTCCCGGCGTCGGTTCTGGTCAAACACAGCGATCAATGCTTGGAGATCAACTGGCTAAC ATGTTAGCAGACGACCATCAAGTCGACTTTGCTGGACCCCTAGGCGATTGTGACCCCTCGCGGCTCAGCGGGATATCAAGAAATAGTCAAGAAGGACCTATGCATGGGATTATTACTCATCCTGATG GCGAAGTGACAAACATTCCAGCGTCAATGCTTGACGATCAGTTTGGGATGGCGGGTTTGGTGACATATCTTCGGACAGTTGACAATCCTTCCATTGTTTCACTGGCGTTAGGTTATGATCTTACGACGTTGGgcttgaatttgaatttgtcagA ACGAAAATTGTACATGAACTTTGGTGGTCCGTGGGCCGATTCGCCGATTCGAGCACACGAGCTCGACGTGAAGGTGCCCGAGGAGTACATGACGCATAATCATATTCGAGACAAACTTCCACCGCTGCGATTGAATAAAGTTTCAGAAGACGTGTTATTCTATCTTTTTTACAACTGTCCAAACGAGATTTATCAGGTGGCGGCGGCGTGCGAATT gtaCGCTCGCGAATGGCGATTTCACAAAAGCGAACAGGTGTGGTTGACGCGTTCTCAGTACGGTGGAGTGAAAGAACAGAcgggaaattatgaaaaaggGCATTACAACGTGTTCGATCAGATGCAAtggcgaaaaattccgaaagaGTTAAAGTTGGAGTACAAAGAGCTCGAGGATCGGCCGAAAATGCCGCAATCAGTTTCCGGACAACCGACACCCTACAAATACTTTTTCCAAGGACCACAATTTCCGAGCGGTCCGGAGACGGGTCTGATGCTTCAGATGCATAACTTGACGCTCGGCACAGGTGGCGGCGGTGGCGGACAAATCACTCCACCGGCACCAGCGGGTCTTAACGGAGTTATGGGTGGTGGTGGTGTTGGAGCAGCTGGAATCGGAGGAATCAATGTGCAACCGGGAGCCGTTCCATCGGCGGCGCGAGCTACTCCAAACTAa
- the fkh-6 gene encoding Forkhead transcription factor fkh-6 (Confirmed by transcript evidence) translates to MTRHQTHLPFHIVQEGNSIDKPPYSYVALIAMAIDASPDKRMTLNQIYKFIEAKFPYYRDADAKRKQGWQNSIRHNLSLNDCFVKKARDGQSCANDRKGNYWQMVADNAPQFDNGNFKRRRVKRLGIGKMGYANTTETTETGTILQQQLPFFNGLKWPQNIQTMDPFQFFKFQYPNSITDSANTSQINNSSSSSSSFDTSIYTSAFPIPTSHFDTNLVAPSQPPPVVSDVEVVPSDTVKEEVLVDMKPLIPGISSTTFLTSLQMTDPRSIEQQQLLSTASNMYPNAFMPPYTNWSCQPTTTFTGLSFDDPSLYGYGQQFPASS, encoded by the exons aTGACTCGCCATCAAACACATCTTCCATTTCATATTGT TCAAGAGGGAAATTCGATTGACAAGCCGCCATACAGTTACGTTGCACTTATTGCAATGGCAATCGATGCTTCGCCGGATAAGAGAATGACGTTGAATCAGATTTACAAG TTCATCGAGGCCAAATTCCCATATTACCGTGACGCGGACGCGAAACGAAAACAGGGATGGCAGAACAGTATTCGACACAATCTGTCACTCAACGACTGCTTTGTCAAAAAAGCACGAGACGGACAAAGCTGCGCGAACGACAGAAAGGGCAACTATTGGCAAATGGTGGCGGACAATGCGCCTCAGTTTGACAACGGCAACTTTAAGAGAAG ACGTGTCAAAAGACTTGGAATCGGAAAAATGGGTTATGCGAATACGACGGAAACTACTGAAACAGGGACCATTCTACAGCAACAGCTTCCGTTTTTCAACGGGTTGAAGTGGCCACAGAATATTCAAACTATGGATCCTTTCCAGTTTTTTAAG ttccaaTACCCCAACTCCATCACTGATAGTGCCAACACCTCCCAAATCAACAACTCCTCTTCCTCATCGTCATCATTTGATACCTCAATTTACACAAGCGCCTTCCCAATTCCAACTTCTCATTTCGACACAAATCTAGTGGCTCCATCTCAACCACCACCAGTTGTGTCTGATGTAGAAGTTGTACCATCGGATACTGTCAAAGAGGAGGTTCTAGTTGATATGAAGCCATTGATCCCTGGGATTTCAAGTACAACATTCTTGACAAGTCTTCAGATGACTGATCCGAGGAGTATCGAGCAACAg CAACTGCTCTCCACTGCAAGCAACATGTACCCAAACGCCTTCATGCCCCCTTATACCAATTGGTCCTGTCAACCAACAACCACTTTCACGGGATTATCATTTGATGACCCATCTCTCTATGGTTATGGACAACAATTCCCAGCTTCATCTTAA